The following proteins are co-located in the Alcaligenes faecalis genome:
- the glnQ gene encoding glutamine ABC transporter ATP-binding protein GlnQ: protein MSIVEFKQVTKRFGDNIVLDDISLTIDKGEVVVVVGPSGSGKSTFLRCINKLEDIQAGDIVVNGLSVNGTPAQVRELRREAGMVFQQFNLFPQMSALENVMFGPVHTRGTGRAQARAEAMELLAKVGLAERVNHYPNELSGGQQQRVAIARALAIKPKLMLFDEPTSALDPELRQEVLKVMQLLAEEGMTMVVVTHEMDFARRVGSRLIFIDQGRVAHDGPPAELLSDPPSQRLKDFLQHVA from the coding sequence ATGAGTATTGTCGAGTTCAAGCAGGTAACCAAACGCTTTGGAGACAATATCGTGCTCGACGATATCAGTCTGACGATTGATAAGGGCGAAGTGGTTGTGGTCGTTGGTCCGTCGGGCTCGGGGAAATCGACTTTTTTACGTTGCATCAACAAGCTGGAAGACATTCAGGCGGGCGACATTGTGGTCAATGGCTTGAGTGTGAATGGTACGCCAGCCCAAGTGCGGGAGCTGCGCCGGGAAGCGGGCATGGTGTTTCAGCAGTTCAATCTGTTTCCGCAGATGAGTGCGCTGGAAAATGTCATGTTCGGGCCCGTGCATACCCGGGGCACCGGTCGCGCCCAGGCGCGTGCGGAAGCGATGGAGTTGCTGGCCAAGGTGGGCTTGGCCGAGCGGGTCAATCATTACCCCAATGAGCTGTCCGGTGGTCAGCAGCAGCGAGTGGCCATTGCCCGTGCCCTGGCGATCAAGCCCAAGTTGATGTTGTTTGATGAACCCACCTCGGCGCTGGATCCAGAGCTGCGCCAGGAGGTGCTTAAGGTCATGCAACTGCTGGCCGAAGAAGGCATGACCATGGTGGTGGTGACCCACGAGATGGATTTTGCACGTCGTGTGGGTAGCCGGCTGATTTTTATTGATCAGGGCCGGGTGGCACATGATGGGCCGCCTGCCGAGCTGTTGAGTGATCCTCCTAGCCAACGCCTTAAAGACTTTTTGCAGCACGTAGCCTAG
- a CDS encoding ABC transporter permease subunit (The N-terminal region of this protein, as described by TIGR01726, is a three transmembrane segment that identifies a subfamily of ABC transporter permease subunits, which specificities that include histidine, arginine, glutamine, glutamate, L-cystine (sic), the opines (in Agrobacterium) octopine and nopaline, etc.), with protein sequence MTLLITLSGLVGGAVLGFLTGVITTYVRVPVTWRRAAWFILGLFVLGFVLRGLSWLTGHWLSVVPAWIWSSLQVLIALFLLVFFRRYLLLVLSFLCQVYVLLIRGTPIVVQVMFIYFALPLLANIRIDGLTAAIFTLMINSGAYISEIVRGALQSVPKGLKEAGEAMGLPFYKILRHIIGPVAFRRMIPAMGNQCIISLKDSSLFIVIGVAELTRQGQEIIANNFRSVEIWGAVAVIYLILTGLIALTLKWIEHRMRIV encoded by the coding sequence ATGACGCTGCTCATTACCCTGTCGGGTTTGGTGGGTGGCGCTGTATTGGGTTTTCTGACCGGGGTGATTACCACCTATGTTCGGGTGCCGGTTACCTGGCGCCGGGCAGCATGGTTCATTCTGGGGCTGTTTGTGCTCGGTTTTGTGCTCAGGGGCCTGTCCTGGCTGACAGGTCATTGGTTGAGCGTTGTGCCGGCCTGGATCTGGAGTTCGCTGCAGGTATTGATTGCCCTGTTCTTGCTGGTTTTTTTCAGGCGCTATTTGCTGCTGGTTCTGTCCTTTCTGTGTCAGGTATACGTGCTGCTCATCCGTGGCACGCCGATTGTCGTGCAGGTAATGTTTATCTACTTTGCGCTGCCCCTGTTGGCCAACATTCGTATTGATGGGCTGACTGCTGCCATTTTCACCTTGATGATCAATTCCGGGGCCTATATTTCCGAGATCGTACGTGGTGCCTTGCAATCGGTGCCCAAAGGTTTGAAAGAGGCGGGCGAGGCGATGGGTTTGCCGTTTTACAAGATTTTGCGGCACATCATTGGGCCTGTGGCGTTCCGTCGCATGATTCCGGCCATGGGTAATCAATGCATTATCAGTTTGAAGGACTCTTCGCTGTTTATTGTGATCGGTGTGGCCGAGCTGACCCGACAGGGCCAGGAAATCATTGCCAATAATTTCCGTTCAGTGGAGATTTGGGGGGCAGTTGCCGTGATCTATCTGATCTTGACTGGCCTGATTGCCCTGACTCTGAAGTGGATTGAACACCGTATGAGGATTGTATGA
- the glnH gene encoding glutamine ABC transporter substrate-binding protein GlnH, with protein MAGLALALALPAGQALAQQGKELVVATDTAFVPFEFKQNGKYTGFDIDLWDAVAKKANLNYRFQPMDFNGIIPGLQTRNLDAALAGITIRDDRKQVIDFSDPYYESGLAILVNTDNSDIKAAADLEGKTVAVKIGTATVDFMQRSVPTAKLKLFPNIDNAFLELATGRVDAVVHDTPNVQYYAQTGGKDRVKVTGAVKSGDFYGIAFPKNSELVPVVNQALKDIRADGTYDKIYQKWFGKQPD; from the coding sequence ATGGCCGGTTTGGCCTTGGCTTTGGCTTTGCCCGCTGGTCAGGCCTTGGCGCAACAAGGCAAAGAACTGGTGGTCGCAACCGATACGGCGTTTGTACCTTTTGAGTTCAAGCAAAATGGTAAGTACACCGGCTTTGATATCGACTTGTGGGATGCGGTCGCGAAAAAGGCTAATCTGAATTACCGTTTTCAGCCCATGGATTTCAACGGCATTATTCCAGGCCTGCAAACCCGCAATCTGGATGCTGCGCTGGCCGGGATCACCATCCGCGATGACCGCAAGCAAGTGATTGATTTCTCCGATCCTTACTATGAAAGCGGTCTGGCCATTTTGGTCAACACCGATAACTCTGACATCAAGGCTGCCGCCGACCTGGAAGGCAAGACGGTAGCGGTGAAGATTGGTACCGCCACGGTGGACTTCATGCAGCGTTCGGTGCCTACGGCCAAGCTCAAGCTGTTTCCCAATATCGATAATGCCTTTCTGGAACTGGCAACGGGCCGTGTGGATGCCGTGGTACACGATACTCCCAATGTGCAGTACTACGCCCAGACCGGTGGCAAGGACCGTGTGAAGGTCACTGGCGCCGTGAAAAGTGGTGACTTCTACGGGATTGCCTTTCCCAAGAACAGCGAACTGGTGCCGGTTGTGAACCAGGCGCTAAAAGACATTCGTGCTGACGGCACTTACGACAAAATCTACCAAAAATGGTTTGGCAAGCAGCCTGATTAA
- a CDS encoding MetQ/NlpA family ABC transporter substrate-binding protein → MSLKKFVPVLALSVSALLASVAQAAETLSVAATPVPHAELLEFVKPALAKEGVNLDVKVFTDYVQPNQQVADGHIDANFFQHKPYLDTFNKEHKTDLVSVAVVHVEPFGAYSTKIKSLDELKEGALVAIPNDPSNGARALLLLQKAGVLTLKDPSNILATSRDVDQNPKKLKFKELEAATLPRVLADVDIALINTNYALEAGLNPTKDALAIEGSDSPYANLIAVAAKSKDDPRVAKLIQALHSEDVKKFIADKYKGSIVPAF, encoded by the coding sequence ATGTCTTTGAAGAAATTTGTTCCCGTTCTGGCCTTGTCCGTGTCGGCTCTGCTGGCCAGCGTGGCCCAAGCCGCCGAGACCCTGTCGGTTGCTGCTACCCCCGTGCCACACGCCGAGCTGCTGGAGTTTGTGAAGCCAGCTTTGGCCAAGGAAGGTGTGAACCTGGATGTCAAGGTGTTCACTGATTACGTGCAGCCCAACCAGCAAGTGGCTGACGGCCATATCGATGCCAACTTCTTCCAGCACAAACCTTACCTGGATACCTTCAACAAAGAACACAAAACCGATCTGGTGTCGGTGGCTGTGGTTCACGTTGAGCCCTTTGGTGCTTACTCCACCAAGATCAAGAGCCTGGACGAGCTGAAAGAAGGCGCACTGGTGGCGATCCCTAACGATCCGTCCAATGGCGCTCGTGCTTTGCTGTTGCTGCAAAAAGCAGGTGTTCTGACCCTGAAGGATCCTTCCAATATTCTGGCAACCTCGCGTGATGTGGACCAGAACCCCAAGAAGCTGAAGTTCAAGGAACTGGAAGCTGCTACCTTGCCGCGCGTGTTGGCTGATGTGGATATCGCTCTGATCAACACCAACTACGCGCTGGAAGCGGGTCTGAACCCCACCAAGGATGCTTTGGCTATTGAGGGTTCGGACTCTCCTTACGCCAACTTGATCGCTGTGGCGGCCAAGTCCAAGGACGACCCACGTGTGGCCAAGCTGATCCAGGCTTTGCATAGCGAAGACGTGAAGAAGTTCATTGCCGACAAGTACAAGGGTTCCATTGTTCCTGCGTTCTGA
- a CDS encoding methionine ABC transporter permease, which produces MNFSNLDWALIGEATIDTLLMTGISLGFTAIIGLPLGVLLFLTSRKQMLDNAWIYQSLSLIVNILRSVPFLILLIVIIPLTRILAGTSLGVQGAIPPLVLSAAPFFARLVENVLRELDPGVNEACRAMGANSRQTVLLALLPEATTGIVAALIVTAIALVGYSAMSGVIGGGGLGDLALRFGYQRYQTDVMVVTVTILVVLVQLLQVFGDAMVARLSRK; this is translated from the coding sequence ATGAACTTTAGCAACCTGGATTGGGCGCTGATTGGTGAGGCCACGATTGATACCTTGTTGATGACCGGTATTTCGCTGGGCTTTACCGCAATTATTGGTTTGCCATTAGGCGTGCTGTTATTTCTGACCAGCCGCAAGCAGATGCTGGATAATGCCTGGATCTACCAGAGCTTGTCCCTGATCGTGAACATATTGCGTTCCGTGCCGTTCCTGATTCTTTTGATCGTCATTATTCCCTTGACGCGCATTCTGGCCGGTACGTCTTTGGGAGTGCAGGGCGCGATTCCGCCTTTGGTCTTGAGTGCCGCGCCGTTTTTTGCCCGTTTGGTGGAGAACGTTCTGCGTGAACTGGACCCCGGTGTGAATGAGGCCTGCCGTGCCATGGGCGCCAACTCCCGTCAGACCGTTTTGCTGGCTTTATTGCCTGAAGCGACCACTGGCATTGTGGCAGCCCTGATTGTGACCGCCATTGCCCTGGTGGGGTATTCGGCCATGTCGGGTGTGATCGGCGGCGGTGGTTTGGGTGACCTGGCCCTGCGCTTTGGTTATCAACGATATCAAACGGATGTCATGGTGGTGACTGTGACGATCCTGGTGGTGCTGGTGCAACTCCTGCAGGTGTTTGGAGACGCCATGGTGGCTCGCTTGAGCCGAAAATAA
- a CDS encoding methionine ABC transporter ATP-binding protein, translating into MIRLEHISKTYSLAGRTVHALNDVSLQIHQGEVFGIIGRSGAGKSTLIRMLNLLEQPSSGQVWVQNQDITRFSGAQLRAFRQGVGMVFQHFNLLHSRTVLDNVCFPLRLAGVDRAQRHARALEVLELVGLKDHANKYPRQLSGGQQQRVGIARALANRPQLLLCDEATSALDPETTQSILRLLREINQELGLTIVLITHGMDVIRSVCDRVAVIDAGKIVECGEVLDVFLHPHHPTTQSLLSESGVNADDWHALAEGVPGSVMRLSVRGVATTEPLISRITSQLGLNVSILQGAIGRIKAEPYGQLVVAVEGDAQAKAGLDALLTELNVQFEVLRP; encoded by the coding sequence TTGATTCGTCTTGAACACATCTCAAAAACCTATTCTTTGGCAGGCAGGACCGTTCATGCTTTGAACGACGTTTCCTTGCAGATTCACCAGGGAGAGGTCTTCGGTATTATTGGTCGCTCGGGTGCTGGGAAAAGTACGCTGATTCGCATGCTCAATTTGCTTGAACAACCCAGTTCAGGCCAGGTCTGGGTACAGAATCAGGACATCACACGTTTTTCAGGTGCGCAGTTGCGTGCGTTCCGGCAAGGCGTGGGCATGGTGTTCCAGCATTTCAATCTGCTTCACTCCCGCACGGTTCTGGATAATGTCTGTTTTCCTCTGCGTCTGGCAGGGGTGGATCGCGCCCAACGTCACGCTCGCGCTCTGGAAGTGCTGGAGTTGGTGGGTTTGAAGGATCATGCCAACAAGTATCCCCGTCAGTTATCGGGCGGGCAGCAGCAGCGCGTCGGTATTGCGCGTGCCTTGGCTAATCGGCCACAGCTTTTGCTGTGCGACGAAGCGACCTCGGCGCTGGACCCGGAAACCACCCAGTCGATCTTGCGCTTGCTGCGCGAGATCAATCAGGAGCTGGGGCTGACGATTGTCCTGATTACCCACGGCATGGATGTGATTCGCTCCGTCTGTGATCGGGTGGCCGTGATTGATGCCGGCAAGATTGTGGAGTGTGGCGAAGTGCTGGATGTGTTTCTGCATCCGCACCATCCCACCACGCAGTCTTTGCTTAGCGAAAGTGGCGTGAACGCTGACGACTGGCATGCCTTGGCAGAAGGCGTACCTGGTAGTGTGATGCGCCTGAGTGTGCGTGGTGTGGCGACGACCGAGCCTTTGATCAGTCGTATCACTAGCCAGCTAGGGCTGAATGTCAGCATTTTGCAGGGGGCCATTGGCCGCATCAAAGCTGAGCCTTATGGCCAACTGGTTGTGGCTGTGGAAGGGGATGCGCAGGCTAAAGCAGGGCTGGATGCCTTGCTGACTGAATTGAATGTCCAATTTGAGGTATTGCGACCATGA
- a CDS encoding glycoside hydrolase family 31 protein, translating to MFNHLSLLTTKPALADFAFVETDFALRIEAHAPGVFRFRCMPLARLDNEKLSIRAKALGDMLLARHEAVSEFQLETADSGWRIEQGEVALHIQSNPWRFEVRRGDHLLLSSAAQPLTLEQEPSRCWQLDLALAEEDALYGLGETLGELDRREEMIDTDRPDDRSLPLLWSTQGWGLYINTFERVEHDLGQQDLDAYRARVHAAELDFFLFLGDPSEIINQYSALTGRAGQPGVTPMGLWLDGAQAQDVTSLRELASQCREQGIALDVAVLPPPEPYDFQQDKPTLEWDATRMADPREAFSALQNDQLQLAAWTRPCVLAGTSLFEEWEDRGWLLINDDDGCAYVFPGDELSGGRDYGLLDLTHKDVFRMWTERQRQMVDDGLGAVLCNARFDIPDAITSRGGESGALLRAIYPVLARQALFDAVAGHKTPQEGVVASRDLSPSCQRFAWQLGPQVDNTWAGLTESLKSALATGNSGVPIQIHGWGNAAASTSEMTPELYLRWLAMSVFSANFSLQGIPALRPEAFDEETQAQVAHWLEWRFRLVPYVLGIIEDAVRTGLPVQRSMAQSFPADAQARLWDTQYLLGPALLVAPVLQPGQDIEVYLPEGEAWWDLSTGWRYEGGTTVKMTVGLDRLPVFGREGHMLCLGPVVKHTSEFNSARLLDEVWMFGMPEHSPVVMRNKIRVMQMQGSSYIKGLEGLKILPSEGLEVKRRGAEVRISRAR from the coding sequence TTGTTTAATCATCTGAGTTTGTTGACGACGAAACCGGCCTTGGCCGATTTCGCTTTTGTCGAAACCGATTTTGCGCTGCGCATCGAAGCTCATGCGCCGGGTGTTTTTCGTTTCCGCTGTATGCCGCTTGCCCGGCTCGATAACGAAAAGCTCAGTATCCGAGCCAAAGCTTTGGGCGATATGCTGCTGGCCCGCCATGAGGCGGTTAGCGAATTTCAACTGGAAACAGCCGATTCAGGCTGGCGGATTGAGCAGGGCGAAGTCGCCTTGCATATTCAGTCCAATCCCTGGCGCTTCGAGGTCCGGCGTGGCGATCACCTGCTTTTGAGCAGTGCGGCCCAGCCGTTGACACTGGAACAAGAGCCCAGCCGCTGTTGGCAACTGGATCTGGCTCTGGCCGAGGAAGATGCTTTGTATGGCCTGGGCGAAACCTTGGGCGAGCTGGATCGCCGCGAGGAAATGATCGATACCGATCGTCCGGATGATCGCAGCCTGCCTTTGCTTTGGAGCACGCAGGGTTGGGGGCTGTACATCAATACCTTCGAGCGGGTTGAGCACGATCTGGGCCAGCAGGATCTGGATGCGTACCGCGCTCGCGTACACGCTGCCGAACTGGATTTTTTCCTGTTCCTGGGTGATCCCAGCGAAATCATCAACCAGTACTCCGCTTTGACGGGCCGTGCGGGTCAGCCCGGCGTTACGCCTATGGGCTTGTGGCTGGATGGCGCTCAAGCGCAGGACGTGACGTCTTTGCGTGAGTTGGCCAGTCAGTGCCGCGAGCAGGGTATTGCGCTGGATGTGGCCGTCTTGCCACCACCGGAACCCTACGATTTTCAGCAGGACAAGCCTACGCTGGAGTGGGATGCCACCCGTATGGCTGATCCGCGTGAGGCTTTCTCTGCCTTGCAAAATGATCAGTTGCAGCTTGCCGCCTGGACGCGTCCTTGTGTACTGGCTGGCACCAGCCTGTTTGAAGAGTGGGAAGATCGCGGCTGGCTGCTCATCAATGATGATGACGGCTGTGCTTACGTCTTTCCGGGCGACGAGCTGAGCGGTGGCCGTGACTACGGTTTGCTGGACCTGACCCACAAAGACGTATTCCGCATGTGGACCGAGCGCCAGCGTCAAATGGTCGACGATGGTCTGGGTGCCGTGCTGTGCAATGCCCGTTTTGATATTCCCGATGCCATCACCAGCCGTGGTGGCGAGTCTGGCGCTTTGTTGCGCGCGATTTATCCTGTGCTGGCACGTCAAGCCTTGTTCGATGCTGTTGCCGGGCACAAGACACCGCAAGAAGGCGTGGTTGCCAGCCGTGACCTGAGCCCATCTTGTCAGCGATTTGCCTGGCAGTTGGGTCCGCAGGTCGACAATACCTGGGCAGGTCTGACTGAATCCTTGAAGTCCGCCTTGGCTACCGGTAATAGCGGCGTGCCTATCCAGATTCATGGCTGGGGCAATGCGGCAGCCTCGACCAGCGAAATGACGCCAGAGCTGTACCTGCGTTGGCTGGCCATGTCGGTTTTCTCGGCGAACTTCAGCCTGCAAGGTATTCCTGCTTTGCGACCTGAGGCGTTTGACGAAGAAACGCAGGCTCAGGTTGCGCATTGGCTGGAGTGGCGTTTCCGTCTGGTGCCTTATGTATTGGGCATTATTGAAGACGCGGTGCGTACTGGTTTGCCGGTACAGCGGTCTATGGCTCAAAGCTTCCCGGCAGATGCCCAGGCTCGTTTGTGGGACACGCAGTATTTGTTGGGCCCGGCCTTGTTGGTGGCTCCTGTTTTGCAGCCTGGTCAGGATATCGAGGTGTATCTGCCAGAGGGTGAGGCTTGGTGGGATCTGAGCACGGGTTGGCGCTACGAGGGTGGCACGACCGTGAAAATGACCGTGGGGCTGGATCGTTTGCCGGTCTTTGGTCGCGAAGGACATATGCTGTGTCTGGGGCCGGTGGTCAAGCACACCTCGGAATTCAACTCTGCTCGTTTGCTGGACGAGGTCTGGATGTTTGGTATGCCCGAGCACAGTCCGGTTGTGATGCGCAACAAGATTCGCGTCATGCAGATGCAAGGTTCCAGCTACATCAAAGGCCTGGAAGGATTGAAGATCCTGCCGTCCGAAGGGCTGGAAGTCAAACGCCGTGGTGCCGAGGTTCGTATTTCTCGTGCCCGTTAA
- the mnmC gene encoding FAD-dependent 5-carboxymethylaminomethyl-2-thiouridine(34) oxidoreductase MnmC, giving the protein MAASAFGPLVPAILEFNEHGVPVSALYQDSYHPADGPLGQARRVFLQGNGLPERWRGRSQFTICETGFGLGASFLATWQAWRQDTERSQRLHFVSVEAHPFCQADLATLYARLPEELQPQAQELLATWPRLVPGIHRLELDKGRVTLTLAFGQAETMMRELQCHADAFYLDGFAPRGNPSMWSRSVLGQLVRLAAPGATAASWCCAGQVRRDLASVGFEVEKVPGAGGKWCTIRARLRPHLGRRGNLPPQQGRVVVMGAGLAGAACAWGLARKGVPVLVCDPALSQGLDATHQGHRLAAISPVFALDDAPLARLSRNAVLHAWQGWKGLPEAARPRRVGTLVFGQAGNSDADIQQALQQLALDQDWVQWLDREQGSALAGVPLQGGGLYFPQGMVVDPGALVACLLDHPLIECLPEHVSLKAGQEPGVWDVCNQRGERLESSNRVVIAAAAQSLSLLPDEFLAQHPLPRLAAMQRLAGQVTYLSAEQALTRGEVTLSGKGYILPVGPQGQVIGSTYERFGESAQVSRQGHQQNIEKVSAMLAHPAVAVATPEHGWAGWRCAVSDHLPVMGFVPGLPGLFMAAAYGSRGLSWSLLAASLFAAYCLEEPIPLERRLEQAVIPR; this is encoded by the coding sequence ATGGCTGCCTCTGCCTTTGGGCCTCTGGTTCCGGCCATTTTGGAGTTCAATGAGCACGGCGTGCCTGTCAGCGCGCTGTATCAGGATAGCTATCACCCGGCAGATGGCCCTTTAGGGCAGGCTCGCCGGGTGTTTTTGCAAGGCAATGGCTTGCCCGAGCGTTGGCGGGGACGATCTCAATTCACAATTTGCGAAACCGGCTTTGGACTGGGGGCCAGCTTTCTGGCGACCTGGCAGGCCTGGCGGCAGGATACGGAACGCAGTCAGAGACTGCATTTTGTCTCGGTAGAAGCTCATCCTTTCTGTCAAGCAGATTTGGCGACTTTGTACGCCCGATTGCCCGAGGAGTTGCAGCCCCAAGCCCAGGAGCTGCTGGCTACCTGGCCCAGGCTGGTGCCGGGCATACACAGATTGGAGCTGGACAAGGGGCGAGTCACCTTGACCCTGGCCTTTGGGCAGGCTGAAACCATGATGCGTGAGTTGCAATGTCATGCCGACGCGTTTTACCTGGATGGCTTTGCACCCCGTGGCAACCCCTCCATGTGGTCGCGTTCGGTTCTGGGGCAACTGGTGCGTCTGGCTGCGCCGGGGGCGACGGCAGCCTCTTGGTGCTGTGCCGGGCAGGTGCGACGTGATCTGGCCTCGGTAGGGTTTGAAGTGGAAAAAGTCCCCGGTGCCGGGGGCAAGTGGTGTACTATTCGCGCCCGTTTGCGTCCCCATCTGGGACGACGCGGTAACTTGCCGCCGCAGCAAGGGCGGGTAGTGGTGATGGGTGCTGGTCTGGCGGGGGCGGCCTGTGCCTGGGGGTTGGCCCGTAAAGGCGTGCCTGTGCTGGTTTGTGACCCGGCCTTGAGCCAGGGCCTGGATGCCACGCATCAAGGTCACCGTTTGGCCGCCATCTCTCCGGTGTTCGCTCTGGATGATGCCCCCTTGGCCCGCTTGAGCCGCAATGCGGTGCTGCATGCCTGGCAGGGCTGGAAGGGTTTGCCGGAAGCGGCTCGCCCGCGTCGGGTCGGGACGCTGGTGTTTGGTCAGGCGGGCAATAGTGATGCCGATATTCAGCAGGCGCTGCAGCAGTTGGCTTTGGACCAGGATTGGGTGCAATGGCTGGATCGCGAACAGGGCTCGGCTCTGGCTGGGGTGCCGCTGCAAGGTGGGGGGCTGTATTTTCCGCAAGGCATGGTGGTGGATCCGGGCGCATTGGTTGCCTGTCTGCTGGATCACCCTTTGATTGAATGTCTGCCTGAGCACGTGTCCTTGAAGGCCGGTCAGGAGCCGGGCGTGTGGGATGTTTGCAATCAGCGGGGAGAGCGCCTGGAAAGCAGCAATCGAGTGGTGATCGCCGCGGCAGCTCAAAGCCTGAGCCTGCTGCCCGACGAGTTCTTGGCCCAGCATCCCCTCCCACGGTTGGCGGCCATGCAGCGTCTGGCCGGGCAGGTGACGTACTTGTCTGCCGAACAGGCTTTGACGCGTGGTGAAGTGACTTTAAGTGGTAAGGGCTATATCCTGCCTGTAGGCCCGCAGGGGCAAGTCATTGGTAGCACCTACGAACGTTTTGGTGAATCTGCCCAGGTCAGCCGCCAGGGCCATCAGCAAAATATAGAAAAAGTTTCTGCCATGCTGGCCCATCCCGCTGTGGCGGTGGCAACACCCGAACACGGTTGGGCCGGTTGGCGCTGTGCTGTAAGTGATCATTTGCCCGTGATGGGTTTTGTGCCGGGCCTGCCCGGTTTGTTCATGGCTGCGGCTTACGGCTCACGTGGTTTGAGCTGGAGCCTGCTGGCAGCCAGTTTGTTTGCCGCTTATTGTTTGGAGGAACCTATTCCTTTGGAGCGGCGTTTGGAGCAAGCCGTAATACCTCGCTAA
- a CDS encoding inositol monophosphatase family protein gives MPLSRLPLSACLDAAVTAAHAAAAILQAYASDRSSLVISNKMHNDLVSQADHEAEQACISVLMERTPDIDIVAEESGGVNTGRPTWYIDPLDGTTNFLHGIPHYAVSVALIAPAGTQMDNGVLAQDTPVIAVVYDPNREELFTAMYGVGAWLNGNRIQTSSSKKLADSVLATGFPFRDFSFSDQYMPGLNAAITGSRGVRRMGAAALDLAWVACGRYDGYWEMGLAPWDVAAGTLLVREAKGVCQDLYQEEPWPVSGHVYAGNAHIADELLGMVRPSLTQRPTKPKP, from the coding sequence ATGCCATTGTCACGTTTACCGCTCAGCGCCTGCCTGGACGCTGCTGTTACCGCAGCCCATGCCGCCGCCGCTATTTTACAAGCCTATGCGTCGGACCGTAGCTCTCTGGTGATCAGCAACAAAATGCACAACGATCTGGTGTCACAAGCCGATCACGAGGCTGAACAGGCCTGCATCAGCGTATTGATGGAACGCACTCCCGACATTGATATCGTGGCCGAAGAAAGCGGCGGTGTGAACACAGGCCGCCCCACCTGGTATATCGACCCGCTCGATGGCACCACCAACTTCCTGCATGGCATCCCTCACTATGCCGTCTCCGTCGCCCTGATTGCGCCTGCCGGCACCCAAATGGACAACGGCGTTCTGGCTCAGGACACCCCAGTCATTGCCGTAGTCTACGACCCCAACCGCGAGGAGCTGTTTACGGCCATGTACGGTGTGGGAGCCTGGCTAAACGGCAACCGTATTCAGACATCTTCATCGAAGAAGCTGGCGGACTCGGTATTGGCCACAGGCTTTCCCTTCCGCGACTTCTCTTTTTCCGACCAATACATGCCCGGCTTGAACGCCGCCATTACCGGCAGCCGTGGCGTGCGCCGTATGGGTGCCGCCGCACTGGATCTGGCCTGGGTGGCGTGCGGTCGTTACGACGGCTACTGGGAGATGGGCCTGGCCCCTTGGGACGTTGCCGCTGGCACCTTGCTGGTGCGTGAAGCCAAGGGCGTGTGTCAGGATCTGTATCAAGAAGAGCCTTGGCCCGTCAGCGGCCATGTCTACGCGGGCAATGCCCACATTGCCGATGAACTACTGGGCATGGTGCGCCCATCACTGACGCAGCGCCCAACCAAACCCAAGCCTTAA